In Dehalogenimonas etheniformans, one genomic interval encodes:
- a CDS encoding beta strand repeat-containing protein: MKHLNKIFGIVLTAAIAASMLVVSALPVSAADNAWTEFKVPAMSKLTASGFLTKGIDGALYAYTNTVAAGAKLSKSVDGGRTWTSVTTPGAAALTAIATSPSEANVVYVATAAAVWKSVDGGATFAAQPVGAIAGTTSLAVGLLGGSYKVFAGTNAGVFLFDEGVALNNNFVLFGGTGGNVLDVKLSPTFNTAAGIYALFTTATGVEVRVSTGGAWQTTSAQIAAAAIPTAGEIGFSSDFNLANTPVLFVGFNGANGGVFRTIVAGTSMGGTEIGTLSDVVTIDVTGSGVFGGAVTIVAGTGTGAVSITSNAGVSGLTAAAKNVTGGTPAFVALANDYATSGTVFVLTAATAADFDETGFSISTDKAANFVQVSLLDSTIANIDGTAFAANGDIYLVSTGAAGAPVPGAGDAFTLSSVLGAGDVTVTGAVSIVAGAGATVVGNVITFTAANGIATVTATAAGNVTWTNGTATDTVATETVDANASMTVGASGVAFAVDMNPTTPPGAKSLWRNMGGKWDRLATGAVAFDKISVSPNYATDKGVYYVVGNTIWASSNNGVSFAATTAAPAAISSYVILDTATFVVASGADIYRTTNSGFIWNVVSTADAAMLVRSSDATTLAAVTAAGDVFTSADLGATWKAALSTGVALAGVSAVTFQNGSNTVLWGTTATGGISKLDLAATTVAWTARTGIPAALTNGVGIASGIAATPVVYVLDAAGSLTRLITDASQAENIAAEATVTAASKLSIVPAAGGNTLWAVTATKLFTFKDTIAIIVPNVAVPSFTTSRANVTFDAVPGATDYAVFVSAGSSAQKDYFTATTVGTVVVDKTARTATVTGLTDDTTYTVSVFAKTPFTSIVGSKTFATQPVTPGSGIPQAVFPAPAATGISINPGFQWTPVDNATSYTIEVSTSNTFATLVGTKQTTTVNAFAWTTPALAYNTSYYWRVVAITPTGTSDPVVSVFTTMTAPPPTGTTQPPVTVTNTTVTLTTPTEATPAYIWAIIGIGALLVIVVIVLIVRTRRVA; the protein is encoded by the coding sequence ATGAAACACTTAAATAAAATCTTCGGTATCGTGCTGACCGCAGCGATCGCCGCCAGCATGCTGGTGGTCTCCGCTCTGCCCGTCAGCGCTGCTGACAACGCCTGGACTGAATTCAAAGTCCCGGCTATGTCCAAACTCACTGCTTCCGGTTTCCTGACCAAGGGCATTGACGGTGCTCTTTATGCTTATACCAACACCGTCGCTGCTGGTGCCAAACTTTCCAAGTCCGTCGATGGCGGCCGCACCTGGACGTCTGTTACGACCCCTGGTGCTGCTGCCCTTACCGCCATCGCCACCTCCCCCAGCGAAGCTAACGTGGTCTACGTGGCCACTGCTGCCGCTGTTTGGAAGTCCGTTGACGGCGGCGCCACCTTTGCCGCCCAGCCCGTCGGCGCTATTGCTGGCACTACCTCCCTGGCTGTCGGCCTCCTCGGTGGCAGCTACAAAGTCTTCGCCGGCACTAACGCTGGTGTTTTCCTGTTCGACGAAGGCGTCGCCCTGAACAACAACTTCGTATTGTTCGGTGGAACGGGCGGTAACGTCCTTGACGTCAAGCTGTCCCCGACCTTCAACACCGCTGCAGGCATTTACGCCCTGTTCACCACTGCCACCGGTGTTGAGGTTCGTGTCAGCACCGGCGGCGCCTGGCAGACCACCTCTGCCCAGATCGCTGCCGCCGCAATCCCCACCGCTGGTGAGATCGGCTTCTCTTCCGACTTCAACCTGGCTAACACCCCGGTCCTCTTCGTCGGTTTTAACGGCGCCAATGGTGGCGTATTCCGCACCATCGTCGCCGGCACCAGCATGGGCGGCACTGAGATTGGTACCCTCAGCGATGTCGTGACCATCGATGTCACCGGTTCCGGTGTCTTCGGTGGCGCGGTCACTATCGTTGCTGGTACTGGTACCGGCGCTGTCTCCATCACCTCCAACGCCGGCGTCTCTGGCCTGACCGCCGCTGCGAAGAACGTGACCGGTGGCACTCCGGCGTTCGTTGCTCTTGCCAACGACTACGCCACCTCCGGTACCGTCTTCGTCCTGACGGCTGCTACCGCTGCTGATTTCGATGAGACCGGTTTCAGCATCTCCACCGACAAGGCTGCCAACTTCGTACAGGTCAGCCTTCTCGATTCCACCATCGCCAACATCGATGGTACTGCCTTCGCCGCTAATGGCGATATCTACCTGGTCTCCACCGGCGCCGCCGGCGCTCCCGTCCCGGGCGCTGGTGATGCCTTCACTCTGTCCTCAGTTCTCGGCGCGGGTGATGTAACTGTAACCGGCGCTGTCTCAATCGTGGCTGGCGCTGGTGCCACTGTCGTTGGTAATGTCATCACATTCACCGCTGCCAATGGCATCGCTACCGTAACCGCCACCGCTGCTGGAAACGTTACTTGGACCAATGGTACCGCCACTGACACCGTCGCCACTGAGACCGTTGACGCCAATGCCAGCATGACGGTTGGTGCTTCTGGTGTCGCTTTTGCCGTGGACATGAATCCCACCACTCCCCCTGGTGCCAAATCACTTTGGCGCAACATGGGCGGCAAATGGGATCGCCTTGCCACTGGCGCTGTTGCCTTCGACAAGATCTCCGTTTCCCCCAACTATGCCACCGACAAGGGTGTTTACTATGTTGTTGGTAACACCATCTGGGCATCCTCTAATAACGGTGTATCTTTCGCCGCTACCACCGCCGCCCCCGCTGCTATCAGCAGCTACGTGATCCTGGACACCGCCACCTTCGTGGTCGCCAGCGGTGCCGACATCTACCGCACCACCAACAGCGGCTTCATCTGGAACGTAGTCAGCACTGCTGACGCTGCCATGCTTGTTCGCTCCAGCGATGCCACCACCCTGGCCGCCGTTACGGCTGCCGGTGATGTCTTCACTTCCGCTGACCTCGGCGCCACCTGGAAGGCTGCCCTTTCCACCGGCGTCGCCCTGGCCGGGGTTAGCGCCGTCACCTTCCAGAACGGCTCCAACACCGTCCTCTGGGGCACCACCGCCACTGGTGGTATCTCCAAGCTGGACCTCGCCGCCACCACCGTTGCCTGGACCGCCAGGACCGGTATCCCCGCCGCTCTGACCAATGGTGTCGGTATTGCCTCCGGCATCGCCGCCACCCCGGTTGTTTACGTCCTCGATGCTGCCGGCTCCCTGACCCGCTTGATCACCGATGCCTCTCAGGCTGAGAACATCGCTGCTGAAGCCACTGTCACCGCTGCCAGCAAACTGTCCATCGTTCCCGCCGCCGGCGGCAACACCCTGTGGGCTGTCACCGCCACCAAGCTTTTCACCTTCAAAGACACCATCGCCATCATCGTCCCGAACGTTGCCGTGCCTTCTTTCACTACCAGCAGGGCTAACGTCACCTTTGATGCGGTACCCGGTGCTACCGACTACGCTGTCTTTGTAAGTGCTGGTTCCAGCGCTCAGAAAGACTACTTCACCGCCACCACCGTTGGTACCGTGGTTGTTGACAAGACAGCCCGCACAGCCACTGTCACCGGCCTAACCGATGACACCACCTACACCGTCAGTGTCTTCGCCAAGACCCCGTTCACTTCCATTGTTGGTTCGAAGACCTTCGCGACCCAGCCGGTTACCCCTGGTTCCGGCATTCCTCAGGCTGTCTTCCCGGCTCCGGCCGCTACCGGTATTTCCATCAATCCCGGCTTCCAGTGGACTCCAGTCGATAACGCCACCAGCTACACCATCGAAGTTTCGACCTCCAACACTTTCGCCACCCTGGTCGGAACCAAGCAGACCACTACGGTCAACGCTTTCGCCTGGACCACTCCGGCTTTGGCTTACAACACCTCTTACTACTGGCGTGTTGTTGCCATCACTCCCACCGGTACGTCTGATCCTGTGGTCAGCGTCTTCACGACCATGACTGCTCCGCCCCCCACGGGTACGACTCAGCCTCCGGTGACCGTTACCAACACCACCGTTACCCTGACCACCCCGACTGAGGCCACCCCGGCCTACATCTGGGCCATCATCGGTATCGGCGCTCTCCTGGTCATCGTGGTCATCGTCCTCATCGTCCGCACCCGCCGCGTCGCCTAA
- the rho gene encoding transcription termination factor Rho, producing the protein MSEIDPVNSIEPIEVARTPEPPAPPPPPPPLALSVLETMSREDLLELAKRMKLVGVTGAKKQEIVLRLLQAFTEQQGNIFCSGILEIMPDGYGFLRQASLLPSNSDIYISQSQIRRFGLRTGDMIIGQSRHAKPGEKYYSLLRVEAINDLNPDVAKQRPHFGTLTPTFPDKMINLETEMGQLSTRLINLIAPIGRGQRGMVVSPPKAGKTMLLKNIANAATTNYNDIHLMVVLIGERPEEVTDMRRSVKGEVMAATFDEAVENQTRVAELALERAKRMVESGKDVLILLDGITRLTRAYNLAMPPSGRTLSGGLDPVALHPAKKFFGAARNTAEGGSLTIIATCLVDTGSRMDDLIYEEFKGTGNMELHLDRRLAERRIFPAFDIPRSGTRREELLMSDTTFRQVQLLRRMVALISDDATHFAEVTERVLDKLKKSRNNTEFLDNLQRGKD; encoded by the coding sequence ATGTCCGAAATCGATCCCGTCAACAGTATTGAACCCATCGAGGTCGCCCGCACCCCCGAACCCCCCGCGCCTCCGCCTCCCCCTCCACCCCTCGCCCTGTCCGTCCTGGAGACGATGAGCCGGGAAGACCTCCTCGAACTCGCCAAGCGCATGAAGCTAGTTGGCGTCACCGGCGCCAAGAAACAGGAGATCGTACTCCGCTTGCTGCAGGCGTTCACCGAGCAGCAGGGCAACATCTTCTGCTCCGGCATCCTGGAGATCATGCCTGACGGTTATGGCTTCCTACGCCAGGCGTCGCTTCTGCCGTCCAATTCGGACATTTACATCTCGCAGTCCCAGATCCGCCGCTTCGGCCTGCGCACCGGCGACATGATCATCGGCCAGTCGCGCCACGCCAAGCCGGGCGAGAAGTATTACTCTTTACTACGGGTCGAGGCGATCAACGATCTTAACCCGGACGTCGCCAAACAAAGACCCCACTTCGGGACTCTCACTCCCACTTTCCCGGACAAGATGATCAACCTCGAGACCGAGATGGGCCAGCTTTCGACCCGCCTCATCAACCTCATCGCCCCCATCGGCCGCGGCCAGCGCGGCATGGTTGTCTCTCCGCCTAAGGCTGGCAAAACGATGCTTTTAAAGAACATCGCCAACGCCGCTACCACCAATTACAACGATATCCACCTGATGGTCGTCCTCATCGGCGAGCGCCCGGAAGAGGTCACAGATATGCGCCGATCGGTCAAGGGCGAGGTCATGGCCGCCACCTTCGATGAAGCCGTGGAGAACCAGACCCGCGTCGCCGAGTTGGCACTGGAACGCGCCAAGCGCATGGTGGAATCCGGCAAGGACGTCCTGATCCTGCTCGACGGAATCACCCGTCTCACCCGCGCCTACAACCTGGCCATGCCGCCATCCGGCCGCACCCTGTCCGGTGGTCTCGACCCCGTCGCCCTGCACCCCGCCAAGAAGTTCTTCGGCGCCGCCCGCAACACCGCGGAAGGCGGGTCGCTGACCATCATCGCCACCTGCCTCGTCGATACTGGCTCCCGCATGGATGACCTCATCTACGAAGAGTTCAAGGGCACCGGCAACATGGAACTGCACCTCGACCGTAGATTGGCCGAACGCAGGATTTTCCCTGCCTTCGACATCCCCCGCTCCGGCACCCGCCGCGAGGAACTGCTGATGTCGGATACTACCTTCCGCCAGGTCCAGCTGCTCCGCCGCATGGTCGCCCTCATCTCCGACGACGCCACCCACTTCGCCGAGGTCACCGAGCGCGTCCTGGACAAGCTCAAGAAGAGCCGCAATAACACCGAGTTCCTGGACAACCTCCAGCGCGGTAAAGACTAA
- the fsa gene encoding fructose-6-phosphate aldolase, translating into MKIFLDTANISEIKKGASMGVIHGVTTNPSLVAKEGHKDYKSVVKEIANLLPAAAPISVEVVSETVAEMVADGKRFHSWAPDNVVVKLPMNGEGLQATRELAKDGIRVNMTLCFSPNQAILAAHAGAAFISPFVGRLDDIGQDGMQVVRDIVEIYEIHGFKTEVIAASIRHPLHCTQAAQAGAHIATIPYKVLEQMLKHPLTDIGIQRFLEDWKKSGASNQ; encoded by the coding sequence ATGAAAATATTCCTCGATACCGCAAACATCTCTGAAATCAAAAAGGGCGCTTCCATGGGCGTCATCCACGGCGTGACCACCAATCCCTCGCTAGTCGCCAAGGAAGGTCATAAGGACTACAAGTCAGTTGTTAAGGAAATCGCCAACCTCTTGCCTGCCGCAGCTCCGATCTCGGTCGAAGTGGTTTCCGAAACCGTTGCCGAGATGGTTGCCGACGGCAAGCGGTTCCATTCCTGGGCGCCGGACAACGTTGTCGTCAAGCTGCCGATGAATGGCGAAGGTCTCCAGGCCACCCGCGAGCTGGCGAAAGACGGGATCCGGGTCAACATGACCCTGTGTTTTTCGCCTAACCAGGCGATTCTAGCCGCTCATGCCGGCGCAGCCTTCATCAGCCCGTTCGTCGGCCGGCTGGATGACATCGGTCAGGACGGCATGCAGGTCGTCCGCGACATCGTCGAAATATACGAGATCCACGGTTTCAAGACAGAGGTTATCGCCGCGAGCATCCGGCATCCGTTGCACTGCACACAGGCTGCTCAAGCCGGCGCCCACATCGCCACTATTCCTTATAAAGTACTTGAACAGATGTTGAAACATCCGCTCACTGACATCGGTATCCAGCGTTTCCTGGAAGACTGGAAAAAGTCAGGGGCATCGAATCAATGA
- a CDS encoding ATP-dependent Clp protease ATP-binding subunit has protein sequence MRQEKFTEQAQEAVAASQQLVREYRHNQWDVEHLLMALLTQDKGLVGEIVKEFGVDADAVKTEVDAALSRVPKLDHDAQQIFPTPRIIQVGQEASQEAQRLKDEFIGTEHLFIAIVGEPKGLSASILKSFGIDKEKVYSALQKIRGSHRVTDARAESKYRSLAKYSRDLNEMAEQGKLDPVIGRELEIRRVMQILTRRTKNNPVIVGEAGVGKTAIAEGVAEKIVAGDVPSSLKNRRVMALDMGSLLAGAKFRGEFEERLKAVMDEVRSSQGEVILFIDEIHTLVGAGAAEGAIDASNMLKPSLARGEMQVIGATTSDDYRKYIEKDKALERRLQPVFVDEPSVEDTIEILKGLRPKYEAHHKIKITDEALEAAARLSQRYVTDRHLPDKAIDLIDEAASKIRLDLESTPENVRDLEKKQQQLQMEEDAASQRNDYAAAASLKSERLRTEEEYKKERDAWMASKKITGEVCAPDIAALIAASTGIPVSQMLEGEAEKLVHMEERIHERFVDQNEALIAVADAIRRSRAGLKDPRRPIGSFLFLGPTGVGKTELARSLAWFMFGDETAMVRIDMSEYQERHTVSRMIGAPPGYIGFEEGGQLTEAVRKRPYRVILLDEVEKAHPEVFNVLLQLLDDGRLTDGHGRTVDFKNTVVIMTSNAGVETIRRESRLGFATGGADGREGYEKMQEKVLGEVRKMFRPEFLNRVDEIIVFHELGEEQLRHIVDLMAREVEQRLEDMSIGIVITEAAKGWLAKVGYDPVYGARPLRRAIEKFVENPLATRILKGDFKEGSTVVVDLEGDELTFTAKREEAPTGNSHRKGRKPAAKVEVS, from the coding sequence GTGCGACAGGAAAAATTTACTGAACAAGCCCAGGAAGCGGTCGCCGCTTCCCAACAATTGGTAAGGGAATACCGGCACAACCAGTGGGATGTCGAACATCTGCTGATGGCACTGCTGACTCAAGACAAGGGTCTGGTCGGTGAGATCGTCAAAGAGTTCGGTGTTGATGCCGATGCCGTTAAAACTGAGGTGGATGCCGCCTTGTCCAGGGTACCCAAACTGGATCACGACGCCCAACAGATATTTCCGACCCCCCGCATCATCCAGGTCGGGCAAGAAGCTTCCCAGGAAGCGCAACGATTAAAAGACGAGTTTATTGGCACCGAACATCTTTTTATCGCCATCGTCGGCGAACCCAAAGGTCTGTCTGCGTCAATCCTGAAGAGCTTTGGGATAGATAAGGAGAAGGTATATTCGGCTCTGCAGAAGATCCGCGGCAGCCACCGGGTCACTGATGCCCGAGCTGAGAGCAAGTACCGCTCGCTGGCCAAGTACTCCCGTGATCTAAATGAAATGGCTGAACAGGGTAAACTTGATCCTGTTATCGGTCGGGAGCTTGAGATCCGGCGTGTGATGCAGATTCTGACCCGAAGAACCAAGAACAATCCGGTCATCGTGGGCGAAGCCGGCGTCGGTAAGACCGCCATCGCCGAAGGTGTTGCTGAAAAGATTGTCGCCGGCGATGTACCCTCGTCCCTCAAAAACCGGCGTGTCATGGCATTGGACATGGGTTCGCTCCTCGCCGGCGCCAAGTTCCGCGGTGAGTTCGAGGAGAGGCTTAAGGCGGTCATGGATGAAGTCCGCTCGTCGCAGGGAGAGGTTATTCTTTTCATAGACGAGATTCACACCCTTGTCGGCGCCGGGGCTGCCGAAGGGGCTATCGACGCTTCCAACATGCTCAAGCCGTCTTTAGCCCGGGGCGAGATGCAGGTCATCGGCGCCACCACTTCTGACGACTACCGCAAGTACATCGAAAAAGACAAGGCGCTGGAACGTCGTTTGCAACCGGTCTTTGTTGATGAACCAAGCGTCGAAGACACCATCGAAATATTGAAAGGCCTGCGCCCCAAGTACGAGGCCCATCATAAGATCAAGATCACCGACGAGGCTTTGGAGGCTGCCGCCCGCCTGTCGCAGCGCTACGTCACCGACCGCCATTTGCCTGACAAAGCCATAGACCTGATCGATGAGGCCGCTTCCAAGATAAGACTGGATTTGGAAAGCACCCCGGAAAATGTGCGCGACCTGGAAAAGAAGCAGCAACAGCTCCAGATGGAAGAAGACGCTGCCTCTCAGCGCAACGATTACGCAGCGGCAGCTTCTTTAAAGAGTGAACGCCTGCGGACTGAGGAGGAGTATAAGAAAGAACGGGATGCCTGGATGGCCAGCAAAAAGATAACTGGCGAAGTATGCGCCCCGGATATAGCCGCCCTGATAGCCGCTTCCACCGGTATTCCGGTAAGCCAGATGCTGGAAGGGGAGGCTGAAAAGCTTGTCCACATGGAAGAGCGGATTCACGAGCGATTTGTCGATCAGAATGAAGCCTTGATCGCCGTGGCTGATGCCATCAGGCGCAGCCGGGCCGGCTTGAAAGATCCCCGTCGGCCAATCGGCAGCTTCCTTTTCCTGGGACCCACCGGCGTCGGCAAGACCGAACTCGCCCGGTCCCTCGCCTGGTTCATGTTTGGCGATGAGACCGCCATGGTCCGCATCGACATGTCGGAATACCAGGAACGGCACACCGTATCCCGCATGATCGGGGCGCCGCCTGGCTACATCGGGTTTGAAGAAGGCGGCCAGTTGACCGAAGCGGTGCGGAAACGCCCATATCGCGTCATCCTGCTGGACGAGGTCGAAAAAGCCCACCCGGAGGTGTTCAACGTCCTGCTCCAGCTCCTCGATGATGGTCGCCTGACCGATGGGCACGGTCGTACGGTAGACTTCAAGAATACGGTTGTGATCATGACCTCCAACGCCGGTGTCGAGACGATCCGTCGCGAATCCCGCCTGGGCTTTGCCACCGGCGGCGCTGACGGGCGTGAAGGTTACGAGAAGATGCAGGAAAAGGTCCTGGGCGAGGTCCGGAAGATGTTCCGGCCGGAGTTCCTGAACCGCGTCGATGAGATCATCGTCTTCCATGAACTCGGCGAGGAACAACTGAGGCACATCGTAGACCTGATGGCCAGAGAAGTTGAGCAGAGGCTTGAGGATATGTCGATCGGCATTGTCATTACCGAGGCGGCCAAGGGGTGGTTAGCTAAGGTCGGCTACGATCCTGTTTACGGCGCCCGGCCACTACGGAGGGCGATCGAAAAATTCGTCGAGAACCCGCTGGCCACCCGGATACTGAAGGGTGATTTCAAGGAAGGATCGACCGTGGTCGTCGACCTCGAAGGAGATGAACTTACCTTTACAGCCAAACGAGAGGAAGCTCCAACCGGCAACAGCCATCGGAAAGGCAGAAAGCCGGCAGCCAAGGTCGAGGTTTCCTAG
- a CDS encoding CTP synthase, translating into MTKYIFVTGGVVSSVGKGITVASIGTVLKSRGVSVSVLKLDPYLNIDPGTMSPYQHGEVFVTGDGAETDLDLGNYERFIDIDLTAESNTTSGQVYSAVIARERRGDFLGGTIQVVPHLTGEIKDRFKKLAVKSKADVILIEVGGTVGDIEGQPFLEAIRQMRKDVGRDNVLYVHVTLLPYIGPTQELKTKPTQHSVNELRRIGIQPDVIVCRSDVPIPESIRDKISLFCDVDREAVIFAQTVDSIYEVPLMLESEGLGDFLVRKLDLKAHAPELDAWREMVSCVKGACGSVRVALVGKYVELKDAYYSVREALSHAGMFHGRRVQIDWIQSEDLEKPGGEKLLEHAQGIIVPGGFGDRGIEGMIKAAQYARIHKVPYFGLCLGLQIMVIEFGRNVLSHSRANSTEFDAGTAHPVIDIMPEQKAVCGKGGTMRLGNWPCQLVSGTQAASAYGRELIYERHRHRFEFNNQYLERYEAAGMVFSGLSPDRKLVEICELKGHPWMVASQFHPEFTSRPGKPQPLFRDFIGAAKNVIREGEQTALPLTEISNP; encoded by the coding sequence ATGACTAAATACATTTTCGTCACCGGCGGCGTGGTCAGCTCAGTAGGTAAAGGCATCACCGTCGCCAGCATCGGCACCGTGCTGAAAAGCCGGGGGGTCAGCGTCTCGGTTTTAAAACTCGATCCCTATTTGAATATCGACCCCGGCACCATGTCACCTTACCAGCATGGCGAGGTGTTCGTGACCGGCGACGGCGCTGAGACCGACCTCGACCTCGGCAACTACGAACGATTTATCGACATTGACCTGACCGCCGAATCCAACACCACCTCTGGCCAAGTCTATTCCGCGGTTATCGCCCGGGAACGCCGTGGTGATTTCCTGGGCGGCACCATCCAGGTGGTGCCTCACCTGACCGGCGAGATCAAGGACCGGTTCAAGAAGCTGGCCGTCAAATCCAAGGCGGATGTCATCCTCATCGAAGTGGGCGGCACTGTCGGCGATATCGAAGGCCAACCATTCCTGGAAGCTATCCGCCAGATGCGCAAGGACGTCGGCCGGGACAACGTCCTCTACGTCCATGTTACTCTCCTTCCTTATATAGGGCCCACCCAGGAACTCAAGACCAAGCCTACCCAGCACAGCGTCAACGAGCTCCGCCGCATCGGTATCCAGCCGGATGTTATCGTCTGCCGTTCCGATGTGCCCATACCTGAGTCGATCCGCGACAAGATCTCCCTTTTCTGCGATGTCGACCGGGAGGCCGTCATCTTCGCTCAAACGGTAGATTCGATCTATGAGGTTCCCCTGATGCTTGAGTCTGAGGGGTTGGGCGATTTCCTGGTGCGCAAGCTTGACCTGAAAGCCCATGCCCCGGAACTCGACGCCTGGAGGGAGATGGTCTCCTGCGTCAAAGGTGCCTGCGGCTCCGTCCGCGTCGCACTGGTCGGCAAGTACGTCGAACTTAAAGATGCCTACTACTCCGTCCGCGAGGCTTTGTCCCATGCCGGGATGTTCCACGGCCGGAGGGTCCAGATAGACTGGATTCAATCGGAAGACCTGGAAAAGCCCGGCGGTGAAAAACTCCTCGAGCACGCCCAGGGCATCATCGTCCCCGGTGGCTTCGGCGACCGCGGCATCGAAGGCATGATCAAGGCCGCGCAATACGCTCGTATTCACAAAGTGCCCTACTTCGGACTTTGCCTGGGGTTACAGATTATGGTCATTGAATTCGGGCGCAACGTCCTGTCGCATTCCCGCGCCAATTCCACCGAGTTTGACGCCGGCACCGCCCATCCGGTTATCGACATTATGCCGGAACAGAAAGCCGTCTGCGGCAAAGGCGGGACCATGAGGCTGGGCAACTGGCCATGCCAACTCGTGTCGGGGACCCAGGCTGCCTCCGCCTACGGGCGTGAATTGATCTACGAACGTCACCGCCATCGCTTTGAATTCAATAACCAGTACCTGGAACGCTACGAAGCGGCGGGCATGGTCTTTTCCGGTCTTTCCCCCGATCGGAAGCTGGTGGAGATTTGTGAATTGAAAGGCCACCCGTGGATGGTCGCCTCGCAGTTTCACCCTGAATTTACCTCTCGTCCCGGCAAGCCCCAACCGCTCTTCCGCGACTTTATCGGCGCCGCCAAAAACGTTATCCGCGAGGGCGAACAGACGGCCTTGCCGCTGACTGAAATATCTAATCCCTGA
- a CDS encoding multiheme c-type cytochrome produces the protein MQSPHRNHKLIILTVMVFASLLLLPACSGSKSGTTNGSVNNPTTNPMATGTQLPPPTTNANGLPQLTVPTSLISQKATLQNTQYVVLAFNDLGMHCLNPSYDSAVVLPPYNTVWAQVVKRGNPPQVVTQGLTVEYRILGNTYSYGKSVFSQFWDNVLKLFGVNVDKNKGLNLVDPSISNGLSGSMVNKTDHFEVDGIPLTPILDNGAWTPYQIAEITVKNSAGLVVASTYATAPTSEEMNCAKCHGTANTFDNILTTHDKNENTNLVSQKPVLCASCHGSPVLGLTQPGSAGTFLSQAMHTKHSTVSPQPNCYDCHPGANTNCSRSIAHTTADGNCTACHGTLANVGSSITSGRVPWLSEPKCSQCHPGVSGADTGSILYRNSAGHGGLYCASCHSSPHAMVPTSVMSDNYQALQYQGKALPIGACETCHSTSKGGGNNGSLGEYVEAHGGTNPERFNGCNVCHTAVTTTNTSLWPHMFQWLKR, from the coding sequence ATGCAATCTCCTCACAGAAATCACAAACTGATCATCCTGACCGTGATGGTTTTCGCATCCCTGTTGCTCCTGCCGGCGTGCTCTGGGTCGAAGTCAGGTACAACAAACGGCTCGGTCAACAACCCGACCACCAATCCCATGGCTACGGGAACTCAGCTTCCGCCACCCACCACCAACGCCAACGGGCTTCCCCAACTCACCGTTCCGACGTCATTGATCAGCCAGAAAGCGACGCTCCAGAACACCCAGTATGTCGTGTTGGCCTTCAATGACCTTGGCATGCATTGTCTGAATCCGTCTTACGACTCGGCGGTAGTCCTGCCGCCTTACAATACCGTCTGGGCTCAGGTGGTAAAACGGGGCAACCCGCCGCAAGTGGTCACCCAAGGTTTGACAGTGGAATACCGCATCCTGGGCAACACCTACTCCTACGGAAAGAGCGTTTTCAGCCAGTTCTGGGATAACGTGCTCAAGCTGTTCGGGGTCAACGTCGATAAGAATAAAGGTCTGAACCTCGTCGATCCATCGATCAGCAACGGACTATCCGGTTCCATGGTCAACAAGACCGACCACTTTGAGGTCGACGGCATCCCGCTGACCCCGATCCTGGACAACGGCGCATGGACACCGTATCAGATAGCCGAAATTACGGTCAAAAACTCCGCCGGTCTGGTGGTTGCTTCTACCTACGCCACGGCGCCGACCTCGGAAGAGATGAACTGCGCCAAATGCCACGGAACGGCCAACACCTTCGATAACATTTTGACAACCCATGACAAGAATGAGAACACCAACCTGGTAAGCCAAAAACCGGTGCTATGCGCCAGCTGCCACGGTTCGCCGGTGCTGGGGCTGACCCAGCCCGGGTCTGCCGGCACCTTCCTCTCCCAGGCTATGCACACCAAGCATTCAACGGTCTCCCCGCAGCCGAACTGTTACGACTGCCACCCGGGAGCCAACACCAACTGCAGCCGCAGCATCGCCCACACCACAGCGGACGGCAACTGCACCGCCTGCCACGGAACACTGGCTAACGTAGGGAGTTCGATCACGTCAGGCCGAGTGCCCTGGTTAAGTGAACCGAAATGTTCGCAATGCCATCCGGGAGTATCAGGAGCCGATACCGGTTCGATACTCTACCGCAACTCGGCCGGTCACGGCGGCTTGTACTGCGCCAGTTGTCATTCAAGTCCACACGCAATGGTGCCAACCTCCGTCATGTCCGACAACTACCAGGCTCTGCAATACCAGGGTAAGGCATTACCTATCGGGGCATGCGAGACTTGCCATTCGACGTCAAAGGGAGGGGGAAATAATGGGAGCTTGGGAGAATACGTGGAGGCCCACGGCGGCACCAACCCGGAGCGTTTCAATGGATGTAACGTGTGCCATACCGCAGTCACCACCACTAACACGAGCCTATGGCCCCACATGTTCCAATGGCTGAAACGCTAG